In a single window of the Mugil cephalus isolate CIBA_MC_2020 chromosome 6, CIBA_Mcephalus_1.1, whole genome shotgun sequence genome:
- the dtymk gene encoding thymidylate kinase — protein MAGKRGALIVLEGVDKAGKTTQCNKLVQKLHHSGQPAEMMRFPDRTTTIGQLISAYLEKKSDLEDHTVHLLFSANRWELVPLMKKKLEQGITLVVDRYAFSGAAFTSAKPGFCLDWCKQPDVGLPKPDLVMFLQLCAKEAALRGQYGEERYETCAFQKAVHQRFEQLMKDPSVNWKVIDASQSVEDVHDDITAHSLNAINSAQKLPLEELWK, from the exons ATGGCGGGTAAGCGGGGAGCGCTCATTGTGCTGGAGGGGGTGGACAAAGCCGGGAAAACAACGCAATGCAACAAACTGGTTCAGAAGCTGCACCACAGCGGCCAACCGGCAGAGATGATGAGGTTTCCAG ACAGGACCACAACGATCGGACAGCTGATCAGCGCCTACCTGGAGAAGAAGAGTGATCTGGAGGACCACACGGTCCACCTGTTATTCTCTGCCAATCGATGGGAACTCGT GCCtttgatgaagaagaagctggagcaggGCATCACTCTGGTTGTCGACAGGTACGCCTTCTCCGGAGCTGCTTTCACCAGTGCCAAACCG GGATTCTGCCTGGACTGGTGCAAGCAACCCGACGTGGGACTTCCAAAGCCCGACCTAGTCATGTTCCTGCAGCTGTGCGCAAAGGAGGCTGCACTCAGAGGCCAGTATGGGGAAGAGCGGTATGAGACCTGTGCTTTCCAAAAAGCAGTTCATCAGAGGTTTGAACAGCTGATGAAGGATCCATCAGTGAACTGGAAG GTAATTGATGCCTCGCAGAGTGTTGAGGATGTGCACGACGATATCACGGCCCACAGTCTTAATGCAATCAACTCAGCACAGAAACTGCCGCTTGAAGAGCTGTGGAAGTGA
- the atg4b gene encoding cysteine protease ATG4B, whose translation MDAATLTYDTLRFGEFEDFPETSEPVWILGKEYNALTEKDDILSDVTSRLWFTYRKNFPPIGGTGPTSDTGWGCMLRCGQMILGEALMCRHLGRDWRWARGQKQREEYISILNAFIDKKDSYYSIHQIAQMGVGEGKPIGQWYGPNTVAQVLKKLAVFDTWSRLVVHVAMDNTVVIEEIKRLCMPWLDAAGACSEPEGVGELNGCLEGACALAEEETALWKPLVLLIPLRLGLSDINEAYIETLKQCFMLPQSLGVIGGKPNSAHYFIGYVGEELIYLDPHTTQPAVEPCEDSQVPDETYHCQHPPCRMHICELDPSIAAGFFCRTEDEFDDWCMRIRRLSCKRGGLPMFELVDSQPSHMVSVDALNLTPDFSDSDRLERFFDSEDEEFEILSLREA comes from the exons ATGGATGCAG CTACCTTGACATACGACACACTTCGTTTTGGAGAGTTTGAAGATTTTCCTGAGACCTCAGAGCCTGTGTGGATCTTGGGGAAAGAGTACAATGCACTCACAG AGAAAGATGATATTTTATCAGATGTCACTTCACGACTGTGGTTCACATACAGAAAAAACTTTCCACCAATTG GGGGAACCGGACCAACCTCTGACACAGGATGGGGTTGTATGTTACGGTGCGGCCAGATGATCCTAGGCGAGGCTTTGATGTGTAGACATTTAGGTAGAG ACTGGAGATGGGCCAGAggccagaaacaaagagaggagTACATCAGTATTCTCAACGCCTTCATTGACAAAAAAGATAGCTATTATTCCATCCATCAAATTG CTCAAATGGGAGTCGGGGAGGGAAAGCCCATCGGTCAGTGGTATGGACCAAACACAGTGGCCCAGGTTCTAAA GAAGCTGGCTGTGTTTGATACATGGAGCAGATTAGTTGTACATGTGGCGATGGACAACACTGTGGTCATCGAGGAGATCA AGCGGCTTTGTATGCCCTGGCTGGATGCCGCGGGAGCCTGTAGTGAACCAGAGGGAGTGGGAGAGCTCAACGGCTGCTTAGAGGGAGCATGTGCTCTGGCTGAAGAGGAGACGGCTCTCTGGAAACCTCTGGTTCTCCTCATCCCCCTCAGGCTGGGCCTGAGTGATATAAACGAGGCCTACATCGAAACGCTCAAG CAATGCTTCATGCTGCCTCAGTCCCTGGGTGTAATTGGGGGAAAACCCAACAGTGCCCATTACTTCATTGGTTATGTCG GAGAGGAACTCATCTATTTAGACCCACACACCACACAGCCTGCAGTGGAGCCGTGTGAAGACAGCCAGGTCCCTGACGAGACGTACCACTGTCAGCACCCACCGTGTCGCATGCACATCTGTGAGCTGGACCCTTCCATCGCGGCG GGCTTCTTCTGCAGAACAGAGGACGAGTTTGATGACTGGTGTATGCGCATAAGAAGg CTGTCCTGCAAAAGAGGCGGCCTGCCCATGTTTGAACTAGTTGACAGTCAGCCCTCCCACATGGTCAGCGTGGATGCCCTTAACCTTACTCCTG atttctcAGACTCGGACCGGTTGGAGCGTTTTTTTGATTCGGAAGATGAGGAGTTTGAGATCCTTTCCCT AAGGGAAGCCTGA